A genomic region of Azoarcus sp. KH32C contains the following coding sequences:
- a CDS encoding GspE/PulE family protein → MTQSTTPAKPAASGEVSSRLAFFKGLQALTTRIHASKDVDEIVVDLSTDLCTLFGADRLSFYVIDESGTGLVARVKTGLGAIAGARLPIDESSIAGYVAMTRAPLKLHDVYDSKELAAISPNLRFRTVSDTLTGYVTRQMLAAPIIDPKSGSLHGVIQITNTLNGEGFSTLALEGLLGLSQTLGVAFSERSQVPGKLRSRFHGLIADGRISDGDLHEAMRIARETGASVEDALVEKFDVTLAQIGEAAGRFFNVPYEPYRTERIRQMDLLKHIKRDYVLQNHWIPLEETHEGIVVLTTDPEQVRSSHMAETVFPKAKLSYRVTTRAEFAQTVDQYFEPTMEMGSVNDLLHDLLEEEQEMSVADDVNAAADNELVKLVNKIIIDAHRQGASDIHIEPRPGKEKTLIRFRKDGTLTPYIQVPASYRNPLVTRIKIMCDLDISERRKPQDGKIKFRKFAPLDIELRVATVPTAGGMEDVVMRLLANSEPIKLDALGLTPHNLERLKRAIVKPYGLFFVCGPTGSGKTTTLHSILGHINTPETKIWTAEDPVEITQKGLRQVQVNRKAGLDFATMMRSFLRADPDVIMVGEMRDKETVTVGIEASLTGHLVFSTLHTNSAPESIVRLLDMGMDPFNFGDALLGVLAQRLAKRLCSHCKEAYRPDEAEILQLLDEYCEDMSGTPDFRADAPAARAAILARMRETHADRDGHFTLYRPVGCHECNGGYRGRVGLHELMIASAEVKRLIQERARVSQLLSLALAEGLRTLRQDGIEKVLAGITDIDQIRRVCVR, encoded by the coding sequence ATGACCCAAAGCACCACGCCAGCCAAACCGGCCGCCAGCGGCGAAGTATCTTCGCGTCTCGCATTCTTCAAGGGTCTGCAGGCACTGACCACGCGCATCCATGCGAGCAAGGACGTCGACGAGATCGTCGTCGATCTGTCGACCGACCTCTGCACGCTGTTCGGGGCCGACCGGCTGTCCTTTTACGTGATCGACGAAAGCGGCACCGGTCTCGTTGCGCGCGTGAAGACCGGCCTTGGCGCAATCGCCGGCGCGCGGCTGCCGATCGACGAGAGCAGCATTGCCGGCTACGTCGCGATGACGCGTGCCCCGCTGAAGCTGCACGACGTCTACGACTCGAAGGAACTCGCGGCGATCTCGCCCAACCTGCGTTTCCGTACGGTCAGCGACACGCTGACCGGCTACGTGACGCGCCAGATGCTGGCCGCCCCGATCATCGATCCGAAGTCCGGCAGCCTGCATGGGGTCATCCAGATCACCAACACGCTCAACGGCGAGGGTTTTTCGACCCTCGCTCTGGAGGGCTTGCTCGGGCTCAGCCAGACCCTGGGGGTCGCGTTCTCCGAGCGCAGCCAGGTGCCTGGCAAGCTGCGGTCGCGCTTCCACGGCCTGATCGCCGACGGGCGCATCTCGGACGGCGATCTCCACGAGGCGATGCGGATCGCGCGCGAGACGGGCGCGTCGGTCGAGGATGCATTGGTCGAGAAATTCGATGTGACCCTCGCGCAGATCGGCGAGGCGGCGGGACGCTTCTTCAACGTGCCCTACGAGCCCTACCGCACCGAACGGATCCGCCAGATGGATCTGCTCAAGCACATCAAGCGCGATTACGTGCTGCAGAACCACTGGATTCCGCTGGAAGAGACGCACGAGGGGATCGTCGTCCTGACCACCGACCCGGAGCAGGTGCGCTCTTCGCACATGGCCGAGACGGTGTTCCCGAAGGCCAAGCTGTCCTATCGTGTCACGACGCGCGCCGAGTTTGCGCAGACGGTCGACCAGTATTTCGAGCCGACAATGGAGATGGGCTCGGTCAACGATCTGCTGCACGACCTGCTCGAGGAGGAGCAGGAAATGTCGGTCGCCGACGACGTCAACGCCGCGGCCGACAACGAGCTCGTAAAGCTCGTGAACAAGATCATCATCGACGCCCATCGTCAGGGCGCGTCCGACATCCACATCGAGCCGCGTCCAGGCAAGGAAAAGACGCTGATCCGCTTCCGCAAGGACGGCACGCTGACCCCCTACATCCAGGTGCCCGCGAGCTACCGGAATCCGCTCGTCACGCGCATCAAGATCATGTGCGACCTCGACATCTCGGAGCGCCGCAAACCGCAGGACGGCAAGATCAAGTTCCGCAAGTTCGCGCCGCTCGACATCGAGCTGCGGGTCGCGACCGTCCCGACCGCGGGGGGGATGGAAGACGTCGTGATGCGTCTGCTTGCCAACAGCGAACCGATCAAGCTCGATGCGCTCGGCCTGACGCCGCACAACCTCGAACGCCTGAAGCGGGCCATCGTCAAGCCCTACGGCCTCTTCTTCGTCTGCGGGCCGACCGGCTCGGGCAAGACGACGACGCTGCACTCCATCCTCGGCCACATCAACACGCCCGAGACCAAGATCTGGACGGCGGAGGACCCGGTCGAAATCACGCAGAAGGGCCTGCGCCAGGTGCAGGTCAACCGCAAGGCGGGCCTCGACTTCGCGACGATGATGCGTTCCTTCCTGCGCGCCGATCCGGACGTGATCATGGTCGGCGAAATGCGCGACAAGGAGACGGTGACGGTCGGAATCGAAGCCTCGCTCACCGGCCATCTCGTGTTCTCGACGCTGCACACCAACAGCGCCCCCGAGTCGATCGTGCGCCTGCTCGACATGGGCATGGACCCGTTCAACTTCGGCGACGCGCTGCTCGGCGTGCTCGCGCAGCGGCTCGCCAAACGGTTGTGCAGCCACTGCAAGGAGGCCTACCGCCCGGACGAGGCGGAGATCCTGCAATTGCTCGACGAATACTGCGAAGACATGTCGGGCACGCCCGATTTCCGTGCCGACGCACCGGCCGCGCGTGCCGCGATCCTCGCCCGCATGCGCGAGACGCACGCCGACCGCGACGGGCACTTCACGCTCTATCGGCCGGTCGGGTGCCATGAGTGCAACGGCGGTTATCGTGGGCGGGTCGGCCTGCACGAGCTGATGATCGCCTCGGCCGAGGTCAAGCGACTGATCCAGGAGCGCGCGCGCGTGTCTCAGCTCCTGAGCCTCGCGCTTGCCGAAGGGCTGCGCACCCTGCGCCAGGACGGCATCGAGAAGGTTCTCGCCGGCATCACCGACATCGATCAGATCCGTCGCGTCTGCGTGCGTTAG
- a CDS encoding 3',5'-cyclic-nucleotide phosphodiesterase: MKLKVLGCSGGIGGPSARTTAFLADTDILIDCGTGVGDLELDALTAVDHIFITHSHLDHIAAIPLLVDAVGERRGVPVTVYAPPEVLRILRAHIFNWLVWPDFTAIPDRRRPFLRLQPLKVGESVRLDGRSITALPALHSVPAVAYCLDSGDRQLVYTGDTAYSPDLIAAINRCERLSHLIIETAFPDEQHGLALASRHLCPSIVAAMLDEVTVSPRVHISHLKPGHGETILRQIAAAGGRFEPTALRQGQIIEF; this comes from the coding sequence ATGAAGCTAAAGGTGCTCGGCTGCAGTGGTGGAATCGGCGGGCCGAGTGCCCGTACCACCGCTTTTCTCGCCGATACGGACATCCTGATCGATTGCGGCACCGGGGTCGGCGACCTGGAGCTCGATGCGCTGACGGCTGTCGATCACATCTTCATCACGCACTCCCATCTCGACCACATCGCGGCGATTCCGCTGCTCGTCGATGCCGTCGGCGAGAGGCGCGGCGTGCCGGTGACGGTCTACGCGCCGCCCGAGGTGCTGCGCATCCTGCGGGCGCACATTTTCAACTGGCTCGTGTGGCCGGACTTCACCGCGATTCCCGATCGACGCCGTCCCTTCCTGCGCCTTCAGCCGCTGAAGGTCGGCGAGTCGGTGCGGCTCGACGGACGCTCGATCACGGCACTTCCCGCGCTGCATAGCGTGCCGGCCGTCGCCTACTGTCTCGACAGCGGCGACCGACAGCTTGTTTACACCGGCGACACCGCCTATTCGCCGGACCTCATCGCGGCGATCAATCGTTGCGAGCGCCTGAGCCACTTGATCATCGAGACGGCCTTCCCGGACGAACAGCACGGGCTGGCGCTAGCGTCGCGCCACCTGTGCCCGTCGATAGTAGCGGCCATGCTCGATGAGGTGACTGTCTCGCCGCGGGTGCATATCAGCCATCTGAAGCCCGGCCACGGCGAAACGATCCTCCGCCAGATCGCGGCGGCGGGCGGCCGTTTCGAGCCGACGGCGCTGCGGCAGGGGCAGATCATCGAGTTCTGA
- a CDS encoding FHA domain-containing protein, with protein MPKLILSMDGLVLKEIPLDRERISIGRKASNDIQIDNLAISGQHAVITTILDDAFLEDQNSTNGTYVNGQPVKKCVLHNNDVIELGKYRLKYLAERARALPASDYAPSPAAKRAPAPQDVPSSAHETQQLPPEVLTGEAPECSFDETQVGVVNVLNGPNAGRELVLNKALTTLGKPGKQVAVITRRQHGYVIAHGEGAERPQVNGRAIEPAGHLLDHGDVIEIAGVRMAFALRRAS; from the coding sequence ATGCCGAAGTTGATCCTCAGCATGGACGGGCTGGTGCTCAAGGAGATCCCGCTCGACAGGGAGCGGATTTCGATTGGCCGCAAGGCGAGCAACGACATCCAGATCGACAATCTGGCGATCAGCGGCCAGCACGCCGTCATCACGACGATCCTCGACGACGCCTTCCTCGAGGACCAGAACAGCACCAACGGCACTTACGTGAATGGCCAGCCGGTCAAGAAGTGCGTGCTGCACAACAACGACGTGATCGAGCTCGGCAAGTACCGCCTGAAGTACCTCGCCGAGCGGGCGCGGGCACTTCCCGCGTCGGATTACGCGCCGTCGCCGGCCGCCAAGCGCGCCCCCGCGCCGCAGGACGTTCCGTCGTCGGCACACGAGACGCAGCAGCTGCCGCCCGAAGTCCTGACCGGCGAAGCCCCTGAATGCAGCTTCGACGAAACCCAGGTTGGCGTCGTCAATGTGCTCAACGGCCCGAACGCGGGCCGCGAGCTCGTCCTGAACAAGGCGCTGACGACGCTCGGCAAGCCCGGCAAGCAGGTGGCCGTGATCACGCGGCGCCAGCACGGCTACGTCATCGCCCATGGCGAAGGCGCCGAGCGTCCGCAGGTCAACGGCCGGGCCATCGAACCGGCAGGCCATCTTCTCGATCACGGGGACGTGATCGAAATTGCCGGTGTTCGCATGGCATTCGCGCTGCGCCGTGCGTCGTGA
- a CDS encoding PP2C family serine/threonine-protein phosphatase, with protein MDAQRSRQPAAPRIEFRARSDVGRVRARNEDSLQVREASGWAVLADGMGGYRGGDVASRIAVEAVMRRLEQEAAGRPLAGTELVGQVLHAAVRDANDEIRRESQRVRELAGMGSTVVATVFLPGHVVSVHVGDSRLYRLRSGALQQLTRDHTMLQDLVDGGIMSAEEAADSHFRGLLTRGLGVAAAVVPDVSVHAMQIGDLFLLCSDGLTDMLDDATIQAGLVAATGSGDALTITADRFVEQANARGGRDNISLILAHVVG; from the coding sequence ATGGACGCGCAGCGATCCCGCCAGCCTGCCGCACCACGCATCGAATTCCGTGCGCGTAGCGATGTGGGGCGGGTGCGTGCGCGCAACGAGGATTCCCTCCAAGTGCGTGAAGCGTCCGGCTGGGCGGTGCTTGCCGACGGCATGGGCGGTTACCGGGGCGGCGACGTCGCATCGCGGATCGCCGTCGAGGCCGTGATGCGGCGCCTCGAACAGGAAGCCGCAGGCCGCCCGCTCGCCGGAACGGAGCTCGTCGGCCAGGTGCTGCATGCCGCGGTGCGCGATGCGAACGACGAAATCCGCCGCGAATCGCAGCGGGTGCGCGAACTTGCCGGCATGGGATCGACGGTCGTGGCGACGGTCTTCCTGCCCGGCCATGTCGTGTCGGTGCATGTCGGCGATTCGCGCCTGTACCGGCTGCGCAGCGGCGCCCTGCAGCAGCTCACCCGCGACCACACGATGTTGCAGGACCTGGTCGATGGCGGCATCATGAGTGCGGAAGAAGCCGCGGACTCGCATTTCCGCGGCCTGCTGACACGCGGGCTCGGCGTTGCGGCCGCGGTCGTGCCGGATGTTTCCGTGCATGCAATGCAGATCGGCGACCTCTTCCTGCTATGCTCGGACGGGCTCACCGACATGCTCGATGACGCGACGATCCAGGCCGGTCTGGTCGCTGCGACGGGCTCCGGCGACGCGCTCACTATTACTGCCGACCGGTTCGTCGAACAGGCCAATGCCAGGGGTGGGCGGGACAATATATCGTTGATACTGGCACACGTCGTCGGATGA
- a CDS encoding ornithine cyclodeaminase family protein, protein MAIYLKEDEVASVLDMPLALDAVEQVMAAHGRGETVDYPRQRVRLPSTMTHLLQGGVPGLNLTGLKVYTSAGPKVRFWVHLFDATTGDPVAVLEADRLGMMRTGAAGGVAAKWLARPDARVAGVFGSGWQAQGQVLALCAARPIERVKVFGRNPDRLVTFCAQMSRETGREIVPAASAEETVRGSDVVVTITTSPKPLFDAEWLGEGTHITAAGSNSLARQELSEAVVRRAAVICVDSREVAVRESGDLMPLLEKGRTQPGRWVELGEVIAGIRPGRTSAQQITLFESQGMAIQDIALAARVLERAREGGLGQALPY, encoded by the coding sequence ATGGCGATTTACCTGAAGGAAGACGAGGTCGCGAGCGTGCTCGACATGCCGCTGGCACTGGACGCGGTCGAGCAGGTGATGGCCGCGCACGGGCGCGGCGAGACCGTTGACTATCCGCGCCAGCGCGTGCGGCTGCCTTCGACGATGACCCACCTGCTGCAGGGTGGGGTTCCGGGACTCAATCTCACCGGGCTGAAGGTGTACACGTCGGCGGGGCCGAAAGTGCGCTTCTGGGTGCATCTCTTCGACGCGACGACCGGCGACCCGGTCGCAGTGCTCGAGGCCGATCGTCTGGGCATGATGCGGACCGGCGCGGCGGGCGGCGTCGCGGCGAAGTGGCTCGCGCGGCCCGACGCCCGCGTTGCCGGCGTGTTCGGCTCCGGTTGGCAGGCGCAGGGGCAGGTGCTCGCACTCTGTGCGGCGCGGCCCATTGAGCGGGTCAAGGTCTTCGGGCGCAATCCGGACCGGTTGGTAACGTTCTGCGCGCAGATGAGCCGGGAAACCGGGCGGGAGATTGTCCCGGCGGCGAGCGCCGAAGAGACGGTGCGAGGATCGGATGTCGTCGTGACGATCACGACTTCGCCGAAACCCCTTTTCGATGCCGAGTGGCTTGGCGAAGGCACGCACATCACCGCCGCGGGCTCGAACAGCCTTGCGAGGCAGGAGCTGTCGGAGGCCGTGGTTCGGCGGGCGGCAGTGATCTGCGTCGATTCGCGCGAGGTGGCGGTGCGCGAGTCGGGCGATCTGATGCCCCTGCTGGAGAAGGGGCGCACCCAACCCGGGCGCTGGGTCGAACTCGGCGAGGTTATCGCCGGAATCCGTCCCGGGCGCACTTCTGCACAACAGATCACGCTCTTCGAGTCGCAGGGCATGGCGATCCAGGATATCGCCCTGGCCGCGCGCGTACTCGAGCGGGCACGCGAAGGGGGGCTGGGCCAGGCCCTGCCATATTGA